The DNA sequence GGAGTGTTTGGCAACAACCTGAACGCAAGGAAGAGAAGGATGCAGAGGAAGGAGCTGATGTTGCGAATAATTTGCTATAACATTGGGATAGTCAATTTGCAGGAGATCAAGAATGGTATGCGAAATTAGCTTTCTGGACACAGCCGATTATGCGACAATTTTTATTAAGAGGTTTCACGCTCACATTATTGACCATGATCCGTACCCTCAAGGTTCTGGGAAACTGGTCGTTGAATCAACTGATGGGTAAGAAGCGTCCACTTGTTGCTACCTTCTGCATGACACATTACTGCAACTTTTACTGCCCTATGTGCAGTTTTGGTGATCCCGATAAGGAAGGACAATTGGAACTTGTTATGCAGAAGGATCTGACGACGGAGCAATGGAAGCAAGTGATGAGTGATGCAGCCAATCACTGCGTATGGGCTATTATTGAAGGAGGCGAACCAACGTCAAGGGAGGACATAATCGAGTTATTACAACATCTAAAGAATATCGGGCTACCAGTGACGCTAATAACAAATGGTTCACTGCTTCACAAGTTTGATATGGAAGAATTGAAGAGTAACGTTACCACGATTTGCTGTAGCGTAGATTCTGTGAGGGAAGATGCTTACTGTAAGGTAAGAGGAGTGAACCCAGCTATGTATAGAAGGGTTATGGACAATGTTAAGATACTCGCCGACTACGATATTCCAAGGGCTATCAATGCCGTAATAACAAAGTGGAATGCGGAGGAATTCGTTACTGGCGAATATTTCGATTTTGTGAAGAAGGAATTGAATGTGCATGCCATGAGTCTGACCTTTGTCGAAGATAGACCAGACGCTCCATTCTCTCTAGCGCCAGATGTGGAAACCAAGAGGAAAGTATCAAAGGCTGTGCTCGACTACACAAGGAAAAATGACGATCCTTTCATAGCACTGCCAATGAAGTACTGGGAGCAAATATTAGATCATGGGCATACTGTCTTTGATCATTGTGGTTCTTGGAAGACTTTGTTTGTGCAGGCCGATGGCTCTATAATAATGCCATGTTTCAAATTTGACTCCCCGGAAAACAGGATGAGTGTGCTTGAACATAACATAGAGGAGATCTGGAACCAACCGCAATGGCAAATAACTGATAACTGCAATGCATGTGAAAACCTGGCATGTGTGTGGTATTCGTCACAAGGTGTATTCACAGTTGCGGAACCATACCTTCGTGGGATATTGGCACTAATCAAAAGTCAATTTATGGCAAGATTGCGCTAGAAGAGCGCATGTTCTATATTTAGAATGTATAATTTATTTTTGAAAGTTTAAACACAAAGTTCCACTTTACAGTCACTTGATCGTCTTGACCTGTTTACAAATTAATCTCTTAACTAACTAAACCCACCTTGGCGTAACAGTTGAACATGTGCACATGCTTATGAGGGCATGTGAGAATAGTTTGTATATAAGCAAAGGCAGAGTAGAATTGTATTCTGTTGTTGAAAAAACTATGACATTGGCAAAAGAGTATGGTTACATCATAAGGAACAAGTGGCAAACATCGCTACAGCAAAATTTGTACAGACTAGCAACTTAGGGTCGAGTAATTACAAGAAACGTTTGATCGAGGTATTGCAAGGATATCATGTATTTGTGCATGCACTGCATGATTAGGACAAAAAGATAGTCAAATAACCATAGCTTCAAATAATTATGCAATAGAAATCCGTTTTCTAGCTTCAATGTAAACCTTATTCCATATGTATCATCAGCATATGCAGTTTAAGAGTAAACCTTGCCATAGCAGTTCTCCTCTTCCAACTTATCCACAACTTTGTTCTAATCTATGGCAGACAGAAGGTACGTAACCAAAGCGTGATTGAATTAAATAAAAAATTGATGGATCCACACCGTTAACAAATAAAATTTCGTCTAATACTTGTAGTTTTTGTCTTGATTCTATAAAGAGTTTCATCACTATTTATCACTATATAATTCAACACAGCAACGCATTTGTACATGTTCTGCGTAAATTTTCGTGAGGGATCCAAAATGTCCATGAAGTTGGACAGCAGGTACATAATTAACAAAGGCGTAGAGACTAGCGACGGTGTCCTGCACGAGTACATAGTTTCCCAGACTGATAACGATATTACCGTATTAGAAGGTGTTTGGAGAATACGCAAGTACATTATTCCGAAATCGCTGATAACAAGGTTTGACGGCAGCACTGTATACCTTTCCATAGCCGACAAGGAGCTAAGGGAGAAGTATCAAGTAAAATAAGTAGCAGTACCTACCTCCCTCATTTTTTATTCTGCTAATTTTTTCTCGAGGTCTTTACCATACCTCGTCTCTGCTATCTTTGCCATTTCATTCATAAGATTTCTTATGCTCTTCTCCAACCGACCCTTGGCAAAGAACCCCAACACGTGTGATAAAGGGCTCTTCAGCCTAAAATCGCCAACTACCATTACTTGCGTCCCATCTGTTACTTCAGTATAAGTTTCAGTTATCCGGCTTCCCTCAGCCTCGCCAGAAAGTATTTCAACCTCATGTATTCCAGGCGGATATACGGTATGTCTGGTGATCTGCTTGACGAATTGCCCCTCAAAATTTACTTCCTCTTCTAGCACACATACATTATCTTCCATGTTTCTTACATTAATGGTCTTGAAATAGTTTGGTAATTCATGTGGTAGATTTTCGTAGTTTGTTACCAGAGCAAAGATGCGCTTTCTGGGAGCTTTTATAAAAACAGAGAGTGCTAGCTTTATTCTATATCCTTCCTTGCTGCCTAACTCTAACGTACGCTCCACCGGCATTACATTTATCCTTCCATAACCAACCTTATTATCGCCTAGCAGTAGTTGCAGAGCCTTATCGACGTCATTATTTTCCAGCAGAATCTCGATCCTAGCACTATTCGATGATTTGGAATCTTCATCCTTTGCTCGTGTATTGACTGATTCTGAACCAATTACTGTCACTTCACTTATTTTTTCAATTGATGATAATCGCTCCACAACATAATGCAATGCATCTCTTGGAACAGTTATCTCTATCTTCCGCATATGCTATATTGTGTAAGCGAACTAATAAATTTGGCAGTTAGGCAATATAAAATGGAACGAATCTCACACCTCTAAAATCTGTTTTACTGATAACCAGTTTCTAAATATCATCTTATTACCGCCATACCATTTTTTAAGTAAATTGATAAGTTCTGTTGCTGAAGCAATCCCAGCTAGTCTCGTATCGCCATCTGTTAATTCGTCGACGTTTACCAGTTCATGGGAGATAACTTCAATCACTAGCGATGGCTCACGTTTAAACCTGTTAGTTATCACGTAATAGGTTCCATATAAT is a window from the Nitrososphaerales archaeon genome containing:
- a CDS encoding radical SAM protein; its protein translation is MIRTLKVLGNWSLNQLMGKKRPLVATFCMTHYCNFYCPMCSFGDPDKEGQLELVMQKDLTTEQWKQVMSDAANHCVWAIIEGGEPTSREDIIELLQHLKNIGLPVTLITNGSLLHKFDMEELKSNVTTICCSVDSVREDAYCKVRGVNPAMYRRVMDNVKILADYDIPRAINAVITKWNAEEFVTGEYFDFVKKELNVHAMSLTFVEDRPDAPFSLAPDVETKRKVSKAVLDYTRKNDDPFIALPMKYWEQILDHGHTVFDHCGSWKTLFVQADGSIIMPCFKFDSPENRMSVLEHNIEEIWNQPQWQITDNCNACENLACVWYSSQGVFTVAEPYLRGILALIKSQFMARLR
- a CDS encoding SRPBCC family protein; this translates as MRKIEITVPRDALHYVVERLSSIEKISEVTVIGSESVNTRAKDEDSKSSNSARIEILLENNDVDKALQLLLGDNKVGYGRINVMPVERTLELGSKEGYRIKLALSVFIKAPRKRIFALVTNYENLPHELPNYFKTINVRNMEDNVCVLEEEVNFEGQFVKQITRHTVYPPGIHEVEILSGEAEGSRITETYTEVTDGTQVMVVGDFRLKSPLSHVLGFFAKGRLEKSIRNLMNEMAKIAETRYGKDLEKKLAE